The DNA window TGCCTGTAGTCGGTAATCTAACATAATGAGCTGCTTTGTGATACTATCACTAAACCCTTCGGGTGATGTTATTGTCATTTTTACCTCTTTAATATTTCTTAGATTTTCTATAAATTACTTCATAAATCGCAGTATTTCACATTGATTAAGCAGAGTTCTATGGACATGATTTCTAGGTCTACATATTTATGGATGCACATGGGTAAGGGAGAATAACTGTCATTAATTTCAGCTATTTCGGCCTTCCTTTTCCACATGATCTCCGGTTGCCAACCTCTTAAATCTATCTGGGTCATTGCCCTTAATTCCTTCGTCCCGCATGTCCATGAGGTGGATGTTAGTCAAGCTCACACTCTGGATCTTCGTCCTTATGGTGAAAATTCATCCCAACTATCCGGCTCTTCTTTTCAATGATCTATATCTGTACTTATGCATTTAACCCCTTAATTTAAGCAGCTTGTAACGCTGTTGGTCTTACTATATCGTCCATCATCTTTTGTGGATCATAGGCCGTCTGCTTCGTTAGTATAGCGAAAAATATCCGTATTAACTTATTGCTGAGTGCAATGAGAGACTGCATCTTCTTTAGCGGATTTTTACCCCTTGTTGTATAGTACTCATGCA is part of the Thermanaerothrix sp. genome and encodes:
- a CDS encoding IS110 family transposase, whose amino-acid sequence is HEYYTTRGKNPLKKMQSLIALSNKLIRIFFAILTKQTAYDPQKMMDDIVRPTALQAA